The following coding sequences are from one Hymenobacter sp. DG25A window:
- a CDS encoding polysaccharide deacetylase family protein, protein MFRFRTPLFLASATFAAGLSLSSCETKPAAATEQPVSTPAADTTAAASAAATQAPAPDPSSIPASKIADAAAITARPQVPILCYHQIRDWRAKDSKAAKDYIVPVAEFKKQIKMLADSGYHTILPDQLYAYLTTGAKLPSKPVMLTFDDTDLDQFTIAKPEMDKHGFKGVFFVMTVSLGRPNYMTKAMVKQLSDEGHVIGSHTWDHHNVKKYQGQDWVTQIEKPTKTLEEITGKDIKYFAFPFGLWNTQAIPELKKRGMVAAFVLAEKRDQQDPLFTIRRIIASGYWSPRTLHNSMVNSF, encoded by the coding sequence ATGTTTCGTTTTCGTACCCCGCTTTTCCTGGCTTCGGCCACTTTCGCTGCCGGCCTCTCGCTCAGCAGCTGTGAAACCAAACCGGCAGCCGCTACGGAGCAACCCGTAAGCACGCCCGCCGCTGATACCACCGCGGCCGCCAGCGCCGCCGCCACCCAGGCCCCGGCACCCGACCCCAGCAGCATTCCGGCCAGCAAAATTGCCGATGCGGCCGCCATTACGGCCCGCCCGCAGGTGCCCATTCTGTGCTACCACCAAATCCGGGACTGGCGCGCCAAGGACTCCAAAGCCGCCAAAGATTACATTGTGCCGGTAGCCGAGTTCAAAAAGCAGATTAAAATGCTGGCCGACAGCGGCTACCATACCATTCTGCCCGACCAGCTGTATGCCTACCTGACCACCGGCGCCAAGCTGCCCAGCAAGCCCGTCATGCTCACCTTCGACGACACCGACCTGGACCAGTTTACCATTGCCAAGCCTGAGATGGATAAGCACGGCTTCAAGGGCGTGTTTTTCGTGATGACGGTGAGCCTCGGCCGGCCCAACTACATGACCAAGGCTATGGTAAAGCAGCTTTCTGATGAAGGCCACGTTATCGGCTCGCACACCTGGGACCACCACAACGTGAAGAAATATCAGGGTCAGGACTGGGTAACGCAAATCGAGAAGCCCACCAAAACGCTGGAAGAAATTACCGGCAAAGACATCAAGTACTTCGCCTTCCCCTTCGGCCTCTGGAACACGCAGGCCATTCCCGAACTGAAGAAGCGCGGCATGGTAGCGGCCTTCGTGCTGGCGGAAAAGCGGGACCAGCAGGATCCGCTCTTCACCATCCGCCGTATTATTGCCAGCGGCTACTGGAGCCCCCGCACCCTGCACAACAGCATGGTGAACAGCTTTTAA
- the dapA gene encoding 4-hydroxy-tetrahydrodipicolinate synthase yields MDKLDVRLPSGSTLRTALRGTGVALVTPFTAAPGYSIDYAALRRLIDFTIEGGVEYLVINGTTAESPTLTEEERKGILDVVRQQTKGRVPLVYGIGGNNTVAVEEQLRTTDLAGVSAILSVSPAYNKPSQAGIVQHYLRLAEASPLPIILYNVPGRTMSNMTAATTLRLAQHPNIIGIKEASGNLEQCMAIAAGKPKNFMLISGEDTLTTSMISFGAEGVISVLANAFPHRFTDMVRQALAGNYAAASKLLFGFLDINPLMYEESNPVGVKAALEGLGLCSGAVRLPLMEATAGLKERIQKLL; encoded by the coding sequence ATGGACAAACTTGATGTACGTCTTCCTTCCGGTAGCACCCTGCGCACCGCTCTGCGGGGCACGGGCGTGGCCCTGGTTACTCCCTTCACCGCTGCCCCAGGCTATTCCATTGACTACGCCGCGCTGCGCCGCCTCATAGATTTCACTATTGAAGGCGGGGTGGAATACCTCGTAATCAACGGCACCACTGCCGAGTCGCCGACGCTGACGGAGGAGGAACGCAAAGGCATTCTGGACGTGGTTCGCCAGCAGACCAAAGGCCGCGTACCCCTGGTATATGGCATCGGAGGCAACAATACCGTGGCGGTAGAAGAACAGCTACGCACCACCGACCTGGCCGGTGTGTCGGCTATTCTTTCGGTGAGCCCCGCCTACAACAAACCCTCGCAGGCAGGTATTGTGCAGCATTATCTGCGTCTGGCCGAAGCCTCCCCCCTGCCCATTATATTGTATAACGTGCCCGGCCGCACCATGTCCAACATGACGGCGGCCACCACCCTGCGGCTGGCGCAGCACCCCAATATCATCGGCATCAAAGAAGCCAGCGGCAACCTGGAGCAGTGCATGGCTATTGCGGCCGGCAAGCCCAAAAACTTCATGCTGATCAGCGGCGAAGACACCCTTACTACCTCCATGATTTCTTTTGGGGCCGAAGGTGTTATTTCTGTGCTGGCCAATGCCTTCCCCCACCGCTTCACCGATATGGTGCGGCAGGCCCTGGCCGGCAACTACGCGGCCGCCAGCAAGCTGCTCTTTGGCTTCCTCGATATCAACCCGCTGATGTATGAGGAAAGCAACCCGGTGGGTGTGAAAGCCGCCCTGGAGGGTCTGGGCTTATGCTCCGGTGCCGTGCGCCTGCCACTCATGGAAGCCACCGCCGGTTTGAAAGAACGAATCCAGAAGCTGCTGTAA
- a CDS encoding (Fe-S)-binding protein yields MPAVDLFIPCFVDQIFPQTAMNMVKVLEAVGCEVHYNANQTCCGQPAYNAGYKAESCTVARKFLNDFPPSADSNERYIVSPSASCVGMVRNAYAELFEGTPDQARYFGLQRRIFEMTEFLVDVLGITEIPGAVLPGKYTYHDSCSALRECGIREAPRQLLDAVQGLERIEMAETETCCGFGGTFAVKFEAISVAMAEQKVEHALATGAEYLISTDTSCLMHLDAYIRRQQKPIKTMHVADVLASGW; encoded by the coding sequence ATGCCTGCCGTCGACCTGTTTATTCCGTGCTTTGTGGACCAGATTTTCCCCCAAACCGCCATGAATATGGTGAAGGTGCTGGAAGCCGTGGGGTGTGAGGTGCACTATAATGCCAACCAGACCTGCTGCGGCCAGCCAGCCTACAACGCCGGCTACAAAGCTGAAAGCTGCACCGTGGCCCGCAAGTTTCTCAATGACTTTCCGCCCTCCGCTGATTCCAATGAGCGGTATATCGTGAGCCCCTCGGCCTCCTGCGTGGGCATGGTGCGCAACGCCTACGCCGAGCTGTTTGAAGGCACCCCTGACCAGGCCCGCTACTTTGGTTTGCAGCGCCGCATTTTTGAAATGACGGAGTTTCTGGTGGATGTACTCGGCATCACGGAAATTCCCGGGGCCGTGCTGCCCGGCAAATACACCTACCACGATTCCTGCTCCGCGCTTCGCGAATGCGGTATTCGGGAGGCGCCGCGCCAGCTGCTGGATGCGGTGCAGGGCCTGGAACGCATTGAAATGGCGGAAACCGAAACCTGCTGCGGCTTCGGGGGCACGTTTGCCGTAAAGTTTGAAGCCATTTCCGTAGCCATGGCCGAGCAGAAAGTGGAACACGCCCTGGCTACCGGCGCCGAGTACCTCATCAGCACCGATACCAGCTGCCTGATGCACCTCGATGCCTACATTCGCCGCCAGCAGAAGCCCATCAAAACCATGCACGTAGCCGATGTGCTGGCCAGCGGCTGGTAA
- a CDS encoding cyanophycinase, producing the protein MATKPKPHTTHMLPGTHACPTPKGKLLLIGGHESKGDESTKEEKIEAENRNFTSMAILQRLVDETSSRGPIVLIPTASGSPKDSAQAYVKAFGRLDAPNVEILDVRTREEANNPKIIALLEKAGAVLFTGGDQLRLTALLGGTELQKCLKKRYAHDGLLVAGTSAGATAMSTPMIYQGRDDAGMLKGEIHITTGLELLHDVAVDTHFVARGRMVRMAQILATNPACIGLGIEEDTAVLVTNGRDLEIIGSGLVMILDAKHCSSTNIHEIAPNTPFTLRGLRLHMLSCGEHFTLPIEPRMYA; encoded by the coding sequence ATGGCCACTAAACCCAAACCGCATACTACACATATGCTGCCCGGCACGCACGCCTGCCCCACTCCTAAAGGCAAGCTGCTGCTCATTGGCGGGCATGAAAGCAAGGGAGATGAGAGCACAAAGGAAGAGAAAATAGAGGCTGAAAACCGGAACTTCACTTCCATGGCGATACTGCAGCGGCTGGTAGACGAAACCAGTTCCCGGGGGCCTATTGTACTCATTCCCACGGCCTCAGGCTCTCCCAAAGATTCAGCGCAAGCCTATGTAAAAGCCTTTGGCCGGCTGGATGCGCCCAATGTAGAAATATTGGACGTGCGAACCCGCGAAGAAGCCAACAACCCCAAAATAATTGCACTGCTGGAGAAAGCCGGCGCCGTACTCTTCACCGGCGGCGACCAGCTCCGCCTGACGGCCCTGCTAGGCGGCACGGAATTGCAGAAGTGCCTGAAAAAGCGCTACGCCCACGACGGGCTGCTGGTAGCCGGCACCAGTGCCGGCGCCACCGCCATGTCGACGCCCATGATTTACCAGGGCCGAGACGATGCCGGCATGCTGAAAGGCGAAATCCATATTACCACCGGGCTGGAGCTGCTGCATGACGTAGCTGTGGACACCCATTTTGTGGCCCGCGGCCGCATGGTTCGCATGGCCCAGATACTGGCCACCAACCCCGCCTGCATAGGACTGGGCATAGAGGAAGACACAGCGGTGCTGGTCACCAACGGCCGCGACCTGGAAATTATCGGCAGTGGCCTGGTTATGATTTTGGATGCCAAGCACTGCTCGTCCACCAACATCCATGAAATTGCCCCCAATACCCCCTTCACGCTGCGGGGCCTGCGCCTGCACATGCTCAGTTGCGGTGAGCATTTCACTCTTCCTATAGAGCCCCGCATGTACGCTTAA
- a CDS encoding hydroxymethylglutaryl-CoA lyase: MKLVECPRDAMQGWPEFIPTARKTEYLNALLRVGFDTLDFGSFVSPKAIPQLADTAEVLEGLDLSQSGTRLLAIVANLRGAEAAAHYPQIRYIGFPLSVSETFQQRNTNKSIAQALDEVAAIQEVCARTGQEQVVYLSMGFGNPYGDPWSPAVLGEFTQKLDALKVDIVALSDTIGASTPATIAPPFQELTAAFSHIEFGAHLHTTPDTWQEKVQAAYNAGCRRFDGALGGYGGCPMAADTLTGNMPMENLIGFAAAHGEDLRLHMDALLEAQKLNQEIFGGH, translated from the coding sequence ATGAAGCTTGTTGAATGCCCCCGCGACGCAATGCAAGGCTGGCCAGAGTTTATTCCTACCGCCCGCAAAACCGAATACCTCAACGCCCTGTTGCGCGTGGGCTTTGACACGCTGGATTTCGGCTCGTTTGTTTCGCCCAAGGCCATTCCGCAGCTAGCCGATACCGCGGAGGTGCTGGAGGGATTGGATTTAAGCCAGTCGGGCACGCGGCTGCTGGCCATTGTGGCTAACCTGCGCGGGGCCGAAGCCGCCGCGCATTACCCCCAGATCCGCTATATCGGCTTTCCGCTCTCGGTTTCAGAAACCTTTCAGCAGCGCAACACCAACAAAAGCATTGCGCAGGCCCTGGATGAGGTGGCCGCCATTCAGGAAGTATGCGCCCGCACCGGGCAGGAGCAGGTGGTGTACCTGAGCATGGGTTTCGGCAACCCCTACGGTGACCCCTGGAGCCCCGCCGTTCTGGGCGAGTTCACGCAGAAGCTGGATGCCCTGAAAGTAGACATTGTGGCGCTTTCTGATACCATTGGGGCCTCAACGCCCGCCACCATTGCCCCGCCCTTTCAGGAATTGACGGCGGCGTTTTCCCATATAGAATTCGGCGCCCACCTGCATACCACCCCCGATACCTGGCAGGAAAAAGTACAGGCCGCCTACAACGCCGGCTGTCGCCGGTTCGATGGGGCCCTGGGTGGCTATGGTGGCTGCCCCATGGCGGCCGATACCCTTACCGGCAACATGCCGATGGAAAACCTGATTGGCTTCGCCGCCGCCCACGGCGAAGATTTGCGCCTGCATATGGATGCCCTGTTGGAAGCCCAGAAACTCAATCAGGAAATTTTTGGCGGGCATTAG
- a CDS encoding M23 family metallopeptidase, translated as MLPTFLTRITYVLLAALLFTSCGKQQTLQGIFNQPTSPHEAYARRLRQAGLDRTALGRDWLAAADQALRDSLVVTLPFEETGYFRAERATAASYRYAVRAGETVRVSLTLAVATQAHVFLDAFELRPDRSTPTLLASADTANLAFSYVAQDDQQHLLRVQPELLRTGRYTLRIQRAPSLGFPVQGKTDAAVGSFWGADRDQGARSHEGIDIFAGRGTPAIAAAAGYITRVMETPVGGKVVWLADAEHGQHLYYAHLDRQLVQLGQKVRLGDTLGLIGNTGNARTTVPHLHFGIYRSGRGAVDPFPYVRRPDAEPQAPRSGPNRPGQWVRVREKSADLRRSPSFKADVLTKIPRHTALFVLGAQADWYRVEYPGGGIGYLPVQATNATLEPLRRETLPAITDLLAQPFLGAPQLDSLPARSTVAVLGEYGLYRLVRSQNGEVGWLLSTPKKSST; from the coding sequence TTGCTACCGACCTTTCTTACCCGAATTACCTACGTTTTGCTGGCCGCGCTGCTTTTCACTTCCTGTGGTAAACAGCAAACCCTACAAGGTATTTTTAATCAGCCCACCAGCCCGCACGAAGCATACGCCCGCCGCCTGCGCCAGGCCGGTCTGGACCGTACCGCCCTGGGCCGCGACTGGCTGGCCGCCGCCGACCAGGCCCTGCGGGATTCGCTGGTGGTCACGCTGCCGTTTGAAGAAACCGGCTATTTCCGGGCCGAGCGCGCTACGGCCGCCTCCTACCGCTACGCCGTGCGCGCCGGCGAAACCGTGCGCGTAAGCCTGACCCTGGCCGTCGCCACCCAGGCCCACGTTTTCCTCGATGCCTTTGAGCTGCGCCCTGACCGTAGCACGCCCACGCTCCTGGCTTCCGCCGATACGGCCAACCTGGCCTTCAGCTACGTGGCCCAGGACGACCAGCAGCACCTGCTGCGCGTGCAGCCCGAGTTGCTGCGTACCGGCCGCTATACCCTGCGCATTCAGCGGGCGCCTTCCCTGGGCTTTCCGGTGCAGGGCAAAACCGACGCCGCCGTAGGCTCCTTCTGGGGCGCCGACCGTGACCAGGGCGCCCGCAGCCACGAAGGCATTGATATTTTTGCCGGCCGGGGCACGCCGGCCATAGCGGCGGCGGCCGGCTACATTACCCGCGTTATGGAAACGCCCGTCGGCGGCAAGGTGGTCTGGCTGGCCGATGCTGAGCACGGCCAGCATCTCTACTATGCGCACCTGGACCGGCAGCTGGTGCAGTTGGGCCAGAAAGTACGCCTGGGCGATACGCTGGGCCTGATTGGCAATACCGGCAATGCCCGCACCACGGTGCCGCATCTGCACTTTGGTATTTACCGCTCAGGCCGCGGCGCGGTAGACCCCTTCCCGTATGTACGCCGCCCCGACGCCGAACCGCAAGCGCCCCGCAGTGGACCCAACCGGCCGGGCCAGTGGGTGCGCGTGCGCGAGAAATCCGCGGACCTGCGCCGCAGCCCTTCCTTCAAAGCCGATGTACTCACTAAAATCCCCCGGCACACGGCCCTCTTTGTGCTGGGTGCGCAGGCTGACTGGTACCGCGTGGAATATCCGGGCGGAGGCATTGGCTACCTGCCCGTGCAGGCAACCAACGCTACCCTGGAGCCCCTGCGCCGCGAAACCCTGCCCGCCATAACTGACCTACTGGCTCAACCATTTCTGGGCGCCCCGCAGCTGGATTCCCTACCCGCCCGCAGTACGGTGGCGGTCCTGGGCGAGTACGGCCTGTATCGGCTGGTGCGCAGCCAAAATGGGGAGGTGGGCTGGCTACTTTCGACTCCTAAAAAATCGAGCACGTAG